One window of Nymphaea colorata isolate Beijing-Zhang1983 chromosome 1, ASM883128v2, whole genome shotgun sequence genomic DNA carries:
- the LOC116262915 gene encoding fasciclin-like arabinogalactan protein 15 — translation MDLKICGCKALLLSVLIVLLLGNAVAGAPDASSINSNSVLVALLDSHYTELAELVEKALLLQTLEEAVGRGNLTIFAPRNEALERDLDPEFRRFLLEPGNLPSLQALLLSHVIPSRILSGDWPRNDLSPRRTLSKGDVLRLSSRDGVRMVDVAAVVQPDAVVRPDGVIHGIERLLVPRSVQDAFNGRRSLAAISAVLPEGAPEVDTTTMKLKVKKARPDAYGYSAPPYTPSMPIYDAMASAPSMAPAPAPGPSSGHRWFDGEAQVKDFIHTLLHYGGYNELADILVNLTSLATEMGRLVSEGYVLTVLAPNDEAMGKLTTDQLSEPRAPEHIVYYHLIPEYQTEESMYNAVRRFAKVQYDTLRLPHKITAQEADGSVKFGHGTDAAYLVDPDIYVDGRIAVQGIDKVLFPSEPKPTAPSPPTTKAVTHKPTAPTTRRGKLLEVTCNMLAMFGQDSRLPTCQRT, via the exons ATGGATCTCAAGATCTGCGGCTGCAAGGCCTTGTTGTTGTCTGTCCTCATTGTCCTTCTCCTCGGCAATGCCGTCGCCGGCGCGCCGGACGCGTCGAGCATCAACTCCAACTCCGTGCTGGTGGCGCTGCTCGACTCCCACTACACCGAGCTGGCGGAGCTGGTGGAGAAGGCGCTGCTCCTGCAGACCCTCGAGGAGGCCGTCGGCAGGGGCAACCTGACCATCTTCGCCCCCCGGAATGAGGCCCTCGAGCGCGACCTCGACCCCGAGTTCAGGCGCTTCCTGCTCGAACCCGGCAACCTGCCTTCGCTTCAGGCGCTCCTCTTGTCCCATGTCATTCCCTCCCGGATTCTGTCGGGCGACTGGCCGCGCAATGACCTCTCCCCTCGCCGGACGCTCTCCAAGGGAGACGTTCTTCGACTGTCCAGTAGGGACGGAGTGAGGATGGTGGACGTTGCGGCGGTCGTCCAGCCCGACGCCGTCGTCAGGCCCGACGGTGTGATCCACGGGATCGAGCGCCTCCTCGTGCCCCGCTCCGTTCAGGACGCCTTCAATGGACGCCGAAGCCTCGCCGCCATCTCGGCGGTGCTGCCCGAGGGCGCGCCGGAGGTGGACACGACCACCATGAAGCTGAAGGTGAAGAAGGCGAGGCCGGACGCCTACGGGTATTCTGCTCCTCCCTACACGCCGTCGATGCCGATCTACGATGCGATGGCGTCGGCACCGTCGATGGCGCCGGCTCCGGCTCCGGGGCCGTCGTCGGGGCACCGGTGGTTCGACGGCGAGGCGCAGGTGAAGGACTTCATTCATACGCTGCTGCATTATGGGGGTTACAATGAGCTTGCCGACATTCTGGTGAACCTGACTTCTCTGGCGACGGAGATGGGGCGGCTGGTGTCGGAGGGGTACGTGCTGACGGTGCTTGCTCCCAACGACGAGGCTATGGGGAAGCTGACGACGGACCAGCTGAGCGAGCCCCGAGCGCCCGAGCACATCGTCTACTATCACCTCATCCCGGAGTACCAGACGGAGGAGAGCATGTATAACGCCGTCCGGCGGTTCGCGAAGGTCCAGTACGACACGCTCAGGCTGCCCCACAAGATCACCGCCCAGGAGGCCGACGGTTCCGTCAAGTTCGGCCACGGCACCGACGCCGCTTACCTGGTCGACCCCGACATCTACGTCGACGGGAGGATCGCCGTTCAGGGGATCGACAAGGTGCTCTTCCCCTCCGAGCCTAAGCCCACCGCTCCCTCTCCCCCCACCACCAAGGCCGTCACGCACAAGCCCACCGCACCGACTACCCGAAgag GGAAATTGCTTGAGGTAACATGCAATATGCTAGCTATGTTTGGACAGGATTCACGTCTCCCCACATGCCAGCGGACATGA
- the LOC116263011 gene encoding replication factor C subunit 1 isoform X2: protein MSDIRKWFMKQHDKGNGALPKSEKPAKDVQSPKPIPVDEPSSGRRKTSKYFASAAGLGAGEKQKPEEDIKPEKNSAKRKAQKSTEVEEEAEDTRTPVGKKIHKGRDDDDEDFVVPSAKKKVVEVTPKKDAKRLKSGSGKAVVSKSVDSDEEEDEKTPSAAPIKPAGRGGGGGRGAGGSAAGRGRGRGGGRGGFMFGERKDPPHKGEKEVPDGAPNCLAGLTFVISGTLDSLEREEAEDLIKRHGGRVTGSVSKKTSYLLADEDIGGVKSSKAKELGVNFLSEDGLFDMIRKSKPPKASPDGNSKRKATDSSQAKPSSVSSPVKVEQKGMPSPGKRLEKVTEKSSSSPGKGKLQTLVKHALPWTEKYRPKVPNDIIGNQSIIKQLHDWLLHWDEQHLHSGHKSKGKKQNDGASKKAVLLSGSPGIGKSTTAKLVSQMLGFEAVEVNASDSRGKADSKITKGIGGSTSNSVKELVNNASLSVNVGRTKKTKSVLIMDEVDGMSAGDRGGVADLIASIKIAKIPIICICNDRYSQKLKSLINYCLPLNFRKPTKQQMAKRLSQVAAAEGLQVDQIALEELGERVNGDMRMALNQLQYMSLSLSVIGYGDVRERLRTSAKDEDISPFTAVDKLFGYGGGKLRMDERIDLSMSDPDLVPLLIQENYINYRPSLGSKDDSGVQRMKLIARAAESIGDGDIINVQIRRYRQWQLSQSGSLASCIIPAALLHGQREILEQGERNFNRFGGWLGKNSTMGKNLRLLDDVHIHFMASRASDADRGTMRLDYFPLLLKRMTDPLRTMPKDAAVQEVVEFMDAYSMSQEDFDTIVELSKFQGHPNPLDGIQPAVKSALTKAYKQGSSSRIVRVADLITLPGQKKAPKKRIAAILEPVEDGVVEEKGDALVEDDEEESPDTEDPESGAKEDGPVELSLQNDKSKGIQVQLDLKNGATTSSEAAASKGSAQKKTARGSGGAKRKR from the exons ATG TCGGATATCCGGAAATGGTTCATGAAACAGCACGACAAGGGAAATGGAGCCCTCCCCAAGTCAGAGAAACCTGCCAAGGACGTGCAATCTCCAAAACCA ATTCCAGTGGACGAACCAAGCTCGGGTAGAAGGAAAACTAGCAAATACTTTGCGTCTGCTGCCGGGCTAGGAGCAGGGGAGAAGCAGAAACCGGAAGAAGATATTAAACCTGAGAAGAACTCTGCAAAAAGAAAGGCACAGAAGAGCACTGAAGTTGAGGAAGAGGCTGAAGATACCAGAACACCTGTGGGAAAGAAGATACATAAAGGTCGTGACGACGATGATGAGGACTTTGTAGTGCCGAGTGCTAAGAAGAAAGTGGTCGAAGTCACACCTAAGAAGGACGCTAAGAGGTTGAAGAGCGGTTCAGGCAAAGCGGTCGTATCGAAGTCAGTGgacagtgatgaagaagaagatgaaaagactCCATCTGCAGCACCCATTAAACCTGCTGGAaggggtggtggtggtggtagaggAGCCGGGGGCTCTGCAGCCGGtcgtggtagaggaagaggaggtGGCAGAGGAGGGTTTATgtttggagagagaaaagatccTCCACATAAAGGGGAGAAG GAAGTGCCAGATGGTGCTCCTAATTGTTTAGCGGGCCTAACGTTTGTGATCAGTGGAACACTTGACAG CTTGGAGAGGGAGGAAGCTGAAGATTTGATCAAGCGTCATGGTGGTCGTGTTACTGGTTCAGTCAGCAAAAAGACG TCTTATCTTTTAGCTGATGAGGATATTGGAGGCGTAAAATCTTCTAAAGCGAAAGAACTTGG TGTAAATTTTTTATCAGAAGATGGGCTGTTTGATATGATCCGCAAGTCTAAGCCCCCAAAAGCTTCTCCTGATGGAAATTCAAAAAGGAAGGCAACTGATAGTTCCCAGGCGAAGCCAAGCAGTGTTAGTTCTCCTGTAAAAGTTGAACAAAAGG GAATGCCATCCCCAGGAAAAAGGCTTGAAAAGGTTACTGAAAAGTCAAGTTCCTCTCCTGGTAAAGGAAAGCTTCAGACTTTAGTGAAACATGCATTGCCGTGGACAGAAAAGTATCGGCCTAAAGTTCCGAATGATATCATTGGCAATCAGTCAATT ATCAAACAATTGCATGATTGGTTGTTGCACTGGGATGAGCAACATCTACATTCTGGCCATAAGAGCAAGGGGAAAAAGCAGAATGACGGTGCATCTAAGAAGGCTGTGTTGCTGAGTGGGTCACCTGGTATTGGGAAGAGTACTACTGCAAAGCTGGTTAGCCAGATGCTTGGATTTGAGGCTGTTGAG GTGAATGCTAGCGATAGCCGTGGAAAGGCTGACAGTAAAATTACTAAAGGCATTGGTGGAAGCACATCAAATTCAGTAAAAGAACTTGTCAATAATGCTTCCCTTTCTGTTAATGTTGGCAG GACAAAGAAAACTAAGTCTGTTCTGATAATGGATGAGGTGGATGGAATGTCTGCTGGAGATAGAGGTGGTGTTGCTGATCTCATTGCTAGTATAAAGATTGCAAAGATTCCAATTATTTGTATTTGTAATGACCGCTATAGCCAAAAACTGAAAAGCCTCATCAATTACTGTCTGCCTCTTAACTTTCGAAAGCCTACAAAGCAGCAG ATGGCAAAGAGGCTGTCACAAGTTGCTGCTGCAGAAGGGCTACAAGTTGACCAG ATCGCTTTAGAAGAGCTTGGTGAAAGAGTTAATGGGGATATGCGAATGGCATTAAACCAATTGCAGTATATGAGTCTTTCTTTGTCAGTTATCGGTTATGGTGATGTGAGAGAACGACTTCGTACTAGTGCAAAAGATGAAGATATTTCGCCCTTCACAGCTGTGGACAA GCTCTTCGGGTATGGTGGTGGAAAGTTGCGGATGGATGAGAGAATCGATCTAAGCATGAGTGACCCTGATCTTGTCCCTCTTCTTATTCAG GAAAATTACATCAATTATCGTCCTAGTTTGGGAAGCAAAGATGACAGTGGTGTTCAACGCATGAAATTAATTGCTCGTGCTGCTGAATCCATTGGAGATGGGGACATAATCAATGTGCAAATCCGTAGATATCGTCAATGGCAACTATCACAATCTGGTTCTCTTGCATCTTGTATTATTCC TGCTGCATTGTTGCATGGCCAGAGGGAGATCCTTGAGCAG GGAGAGCGAAATTTTAATAGGTTTGGTGGATGGCTGgggaaaaactcaaccatgggAAAGAATCTGAGGCTATTGGATGATGTTCATATTCATTTTATGGCTTCTCGTGCTTCTGATGCAGACAG GGGTACAATGCGCCTTGATTACTTCCCACTTCTCTTGAAGCGAATGACTGATCCTCTTCGCACGATGCCTAAG GATGCTGCAGTTCAAGAGGTTGTGGAGTTCATGGATGCATACTCAATGAGTCAGGAGGATTTTGACACAATTGTTGAATTATCCAAGTTCCAG GGACATCCTAATCCGCTGGATGGGATACAACCAGCTGTAAAGTCTGCACTTACAAAGGCATACAAGCAAGGAAGCAGTTCTCGCATTGTTCGTGTAGCAGATCTAATCACCCTTCCAGGGCAGAAAAAGGCTCCAAAGAAAAGGATTGCAGCAATATTAGAGCCTGTGGAAGATGGTGTCGTAGAAGAGAAAGGTGATGCTTTGgtggaagatgatgaagaagaatcaCCAGACACAGAAGACCCTG AATCTGGTGCCAAGGAAGATGGACCTGTGGAACTCTCTCTTCAGAATGACAAATCAAAAG GAATACAAGTGCAGCTGGATTTGAAAAATGGAGCAACCACGAGTTCGGAAGCAGCAGCCTCAAAAGGTTCTGCCCAGAAGAAGACTGCTCGAGGCTCAGGGGGTGCCAAGAGGAAGAGATGA
- the LOC116263011 gene encoding replication factor C subunit 1 isoform X1 — MSDIRKWFMKQHDKGNGALPKSEKPAKDVQSPKPDQIPVDEPSSGRRKTSKYFASAAGLGAGEKQKPEEDIKPEKNSAKRKAQKSTEVEEEAEDTRTPVGKKIHKGRDDDDEDFVVPSAKKKVVEVTPKKDAKRLKSGSGKAVVSKSVDSDEEEDEKTPSAAPIKPAGRGGGGGRGAGGSAAGRGRGRGGGRGGFMFGERKDPPHKGEKEVPDGAPNCLAGLTFVISGTLDSLEREEAEDLIKRHGGRVTGSVSKKTSYLLADEDIGGVKSSKAKELGVNFLSEDGLFDMIRKSKPPKASPDGNSKRKATDSSQAKPSSVSSPVKVEQKGMPSPGKRLEKVTEKSSSSPGKGKLQTLVKHALPWTEKYRPKVPNDIIGNQSIIKQLHDWLLHWDEQHLHSGHKSKGKKQNDGASKKAVLLSGSPGIGKSTTAKLVSQMLGFEAVEVNASDSRGKADSKITKGIGGSTSNSVKELVNNASLSVNVGRTKKTKSVLIMDEVDGMSAGDRGGVADLIASIKIAKIPIICICNDRYSQKLKSLINYCLPLNFRKPTKQQMAKRLSQVAAAEGLQVDQIALEELGERVNGDMRMALNQLQYMSLSLSVIGYGDVRERLRTSAKDEDISPFTAVDKLFGYGGGKLRMDERIDLSMSDPDLVPLLIQENYINYRPSLGSKDDSGVQRMKLIARAAESIGDGDIINVQIRRYRQWQLSQSGSLASCIIPAALLHGQREILEQGERNFNRFGGWLGKNSTMGKNLRLLDDVHIHFMASRASDADRGTMRLDYFPLLLKRMTDPLRTMPKDAAVQEVVEFMDAYSMSQEDFDTIVELSKFQGHPNPLDGIQPAVKSALTKAYKQGSSSRIVRVADLITLPGQKKAPKKRIAAILEPVEDGVVEEKGDALVEDDEEESPDTEDPESGAKEDGPVELSLQNDKSKGIQVQLDLKNGATTSSEAAASKGSAQKKTARGSGGAKRKR; from the exons ATG TCGGATATCCGGAAATGGTTCATGAAACAGCACGACAAGGGAAATGGAGCCCTCCCCAAGTCAGAGAAACCTGCCAAGGACGTGCAATCTCCAAAACCA GATCAGATTCCAGTGGACGAACCAAGCTCGGGTAGAAGGAAAACTAGCAAATACTTTGCGTCTGCTGCCGGGCTAGGAGCAGGGGAGAAGCAGAAACCGGAAGAAGATATTAAACCTGAGAAGAACTCTGCAAAAAGAAAGGCACAGAAGAGCACTGAAGTTGAGGAAGAGGCTGAAGATACCAGAACACCTGTGGGAAAGAAGATACATAAAGGTCGTGACGACGATGATGAGGACTTTGTAGTGCCGAGTGCTAAGAAGAAAGTGGTCGAAGTCACACCTAAGAAGGACGCTAAGAGGTTGAAGAGCGGTTCAGGCAAAGCGGTCGTATCGAAGTCAGTGgacagtgatgaagaagaagatgaaaagactCCATCTGCAGCACCCATTAAACCTGCTGGAaggggtggtggtggtggtagaggAGCCGGGGGCTCTGCAGCCGGtcgtggtagaggaagaggaggtGGCAGAGGAGGGTTTATgtttggagagagaaaagatccTCCACATAAAGGGGAGAAG GAAGTGCCAGATGGTGCTCCTAATTGTTTAGCGGGCCTAACGTTTGTGATCAGTGGAACACTTGACAG CTTGGAGAGGGAGGAAGCTGAAGATTTGATCAAGCGTCATGGTGGTCGTGTTACTGGTTCAGTCAGCAAAAAGACG TCTTATCTTTTAGCTGATGAGGATATTGGAGGCGTAAAATCTTCTAAAGCGAAAGAACTTGG TGTAAATTTTTTATCAGAAGATGGGCTGTTTGATATGATCCGCAAGTCTAAGCCCCCAAAAGCTTCTCCTGATGGAAATTCAAAAAGGAAGGCAACTGATAGTTCCCAGGCGAAGCCAAGCAGTGTTAGTTCTCCTGTAAAAGTTGAACAAAAGG GAATGCCATCCCCAGGAAAAAGGCTTGAAAAGGTTACTGAAAAGTCAAGTTCCTCTCCTGGTAAAGGAAAGCTTCAGACTTTAGTGAAACATGCATTGCCGTGGACAGAAAAGTATCGGCCTAAAGTTCCGAATGATATCATTGGCAATCAGTCAATT ATCAAACAATTGCATGATTGGTTGTTGCACTGGGATGAGCAACATCTACATTCTGGCCATAAGAGCAAGGGGAAAAAGCAGAATGACGGTGCATCTAAGAAGGCTGTGTTGCTGAGTGGGTCACCTGGTATTGGGAAGAGTACTACTGCAAAGCTGGTTAGCCAGATGCTTGGATTTGAGGCTGTTGAG GTGAATGCTAGCGATAGCCGTGGAAAGGCTGACAGTAAAATTACTAAAGGCATTGGTGGAAGCACATCAAATTCAGTAAAAGAACTTGTCAATAATGCTTCCCTTTCTGTTAATGTTGGCAG GACAAAGAAAACTAAGTCTGTTCTGATAATGGATGAGGTGGATGGAATGTCTGCTGGAGATAGAGGTGGTGTTGCTGATCTCATTGCTAGTATAAAGATTGCAAAGATTCCAATTATTTGTATTTGTAATGACCGCTATAGCCAAAAACTGAAAAGCCTCATCAATTACTGTCTGCCTCTTAACTTTCGAAAGCCTACAAAGCAGCAG ATGGCAAAGAGGCTGTCACAAGTTGCTGCTGCAGAAGGGCTACAAGTTGACCAG ATCGCTTTAGAAGAGCTTGGTGAAAGAGTTAATGGGGATATGCGAATGGCATTAAACCAATTGCAGTATATGAGTCTTTCTTTGTCAGTTATCGGTTATGGTGATGTGAGAGAACGACTTCGTACTAGTGCAAAAGATGAAGATATTTCGCCCTTCACAGCTGTGGACAA GCTCTTCGGGTATGGTGGTGGAAAGTTGCGGATGGATGAGAGAATCGATCTAAGCATGAGTGACCCTGATCTTGTCCCTCTTCTTATTCAG GAAAATTACATCAATTATCGTCCTAGTTTGGGAAGCAAAGATGACAGTGGTGTTCAACGCATGAAATTAATTGCTCGTGCTGCTGAATCCATTGGAGATGGGGACATAATCAATGTGCAAATCCGTAGATATCGTCAATGGCAACTATCACAATCTGGTTCTCTTGCATCTTGTATTATTCC TGCTGCATTGTTGCATGGCCAGAGGGAGATCCTTGAGCAG GGAGAGCGAAATTTTAATAGGTTTGGTGGATGGCTGgggaaaaactcaaccatgggAAAGAATCTGAGGCTATTGGATGATGTTCATATTCATTTTATGGCTTCTCGTGCTTCTGATGCAGACAG GGGTACAATGCGCCTTGATTACTTCCCACTTCTCTTGAAGCGAATGACTGATCCTCTTCGCACGATGCCTAAG GATGCTGCAGTTCAAGAGGTTGTGGAGTTCATGGATGCATACTCAATGAGTCAGGAGGATTTTGACACAATTGTTGAATTATCCAAGTTCCAG GGACATCCTAATCCGCTGGATGGGATACAACCAGCTGTAAAGTCTGCACTTACAAAGGCATACAAGCAAGGAAGCAGTTCTCGCATTGTTCGTGTAGCAGATCTAATCACCCTTCCAGGGCAGAAAAAGGCTCCAAAGAAAAGGATTGCAGCAATATTAGAGCCTGTGGAAGATGGTGTCGTAGAAGAGAAAGGTGATGCTTTGgtggaagatgatgaagaagaatcaCCAGACACAGAAGACCCTG AATCTGGTGCCAAGGAAGATGGACCTGTGGAACTCTCTCTTCAGAATGACAAATCAAAAG GAATACAAGTGCAGCTGGATTTGAAAAATGGAGCAACCACGAGTTCGGAAGCAGCAGCCTCAAAAGGTTCTGCCCAGAAGAAGACTGCTCGAGGCTCAGGGGGTGCCAAGAGGAAGAGATGA
- the LOC116245907 gene encoding protein WVD2-like 4, producing MDTETEVTAENGCSVIETIETKPESEAPNQVVPCESQDSNLAEKNAVSANAKTANSSSRQKKAGFSKSSSFPPKGITKRKTGEAKTAAEVGKNSGANGPTSSASSGSVISTSRSKYRASQPSALVNHRRSLSGGQPSDKRSGGHSASVDTKTSLSSALSAGRSQSGKPASTTTVASSSKVLKAQDQNQKEPKETLLLKEEDAHSTTSGSNSRRNSGTGFASRCNERAEKRKEFFSKLEEKIHAKEMEKTNLQAKSKESQEAEIKQLRKSLMFKATPMPSFYQEPGPPKVDLKKIPTTRPISPKLGRHKSPAAADPAAGNGHPAKSTDSNPEESKVSGNKSSSTKDSLASKRTIRRSSTKLPSKKQDNSDQKPTNTSSAASEPELHRQVQEDNEPKIVLNADAMKLDQLGLEPMNNSEYSLIQKMADSEIHAIEASA from the exons ATGGACACCGAGACTGAAGTGACTGCGGAGAATGGATGTAGTGTGATTGAAACAATTGAAACAAAACCAGAGAGCGAGGCACCGAATCAGGTGGTTCCTTGTGAAAGTCAAGATTCAAATCTTGCGGAG AAAAATGCAGTCAGTGCTAATGCGAAGACTGCAAACTCATCTTCTCGACAGAAGAAGGCTGGTTTCTCAAAGagttcttcttttcctcccaAAGGTATTACAAAAAGAAAGACTGGTGAAGCGAAAACCGCCGCAGAAGTTGGGAAGAATTCAGGTGCAAACGGTCCTACATCGTCTGCTTCCAGTGGATCTGTCATTTCTACCTCGCGATCGAAGTACCGAGCGTCTCAGCCTTCTGCCCTTGTGAACCACCGAAGAAGTTTGAGTGGTGGGCAGCCATCAGATAAAAGATCGGGTGGTCACTCCGCTTCAGTGGATACAAAAACGAGTTTGAGTTCCGCATTATCCGCTGGGCGCTCTCAG TCTGGGAAGCCTGCTTCTACTACCACGGTTGCTTCATCCTCTAAAGTTCTCAA AGCACAAGATCAAAACCAAAAGGAGCCGAAGGAAACTTTGCTCTTGAAAGAGGAAGATGCCCACTCCACTACATC AGGTTCAAATTCCAGGAGAAATAGTGGAACTGGTTTTGCTTCCAGATGCAACGAGCGCGCAGAGAAGCGGAAAGAG TTCTTTTCCAAACTGGAGGAAAAAATCCACGCAAAGGAGATGGAGAAGACCAACCTGCAAGCTAAATCAAAG GAAAGCCAGGAGGCGGAGATAAAGCAGCTCCGGAAAAGCTTGATGTTTAAAGCCACACCAATGCCTAGCTTCTATCAGGAACCCGGGCCTCCAAAAGTTGACCTCAAGAAG ATACCAACAACTCGGCCTATATCTCCCAAATTAGGACGCCATAAATCTCCTGCAGCTGCTGATCCTGCAGCAGGAAACGGTCATCCTGCCAAAAGCACCGACTCTAACCCCGAAGAGAGCAAGGTCTCGGGCAACAAATCAAGCAGTACCAAGGATTCTTTAGCTTCAAAAAGGACAATTCGACGTTCGTCCACGAAGTTGCCGTCCAAAAAGCAAGACAATTCAGACCAGAAGCCGACCAACACATCCTCTGCCGCTTCAGAGCCAGAGTTGCATAGACAGGTACAAGAAGATAATGAACCTAAGATTGTGCTGAACGCAGACGCCATGAAACTTGACCAGCTTGGGTTGGAACCCATGAACAATTCTGAATATTCTCTGATCCAGAAAATGGCTGATTCAGAAATCCATGCCATTGAAGCGTCCGCGTAG